From Streptomyces chrestomyceticus JCM 4735, one genomic window encodes:
- a CDS encoding cation diffusion facilitator family transporter translates to MPEHAHSHDHAPGHSHSHSHTLAPDADRRWLRAALVLITAFMAVEVVIGFLARSLALISDAAHMLTDAASIVLALVAMRLAARPARGGYTYGLKRAEILSAQANGITLLVLSLWLGYEAITRLVSPPEVTGGLVLVTALAGVVVNIAAAWCISRANRSSLNVEGAYQHILTDLFGFIATAVAGAVVLTTGFARADAIASLVVVVLMLRAGTGLVRESGRIFMEAAPSGVDPDALGDHLVEVDQVVEVHDLHIWEITSGEPALSAHILVTPGGDCHAVRRGLHELLSLKYGITHATLQVDHVGELPRSGEVLHIAAGPDDAALAPPHCEGTHGPVHRPGPHDH, encoded by the coding sequence ATGCCCGAGCACGCCCACAGCCACGACCACGCCCCCGGCCATTCGCACTCGCACTCGCACACCCTCGCCCCCGACGCCGACCGCCGCTGGCTGCGTGCCGCGCTGGTGCTGATCACCGCGTTCATGGCCGTGGAGGTGGTGATCGGTTTTCTGGCGCGTTCCCTGGCGCTGATCTCCGACGCGGCCCACATGCTGACCGACGCCGCTTCGATCGTGCTCGCCCTGGTCGCCATGCGGCTGGCCGCGCGGCCCGCGCGCGGTGGCTACACGTACGGGCTCAAGCGCGCCGAGATCCTGTCCGCGCAGGCCAACGGCATCACCCTGCTCGTACTGTCCCTCTGGCTCGGGTACGAGGCGATCACCCGCCTGGTGTCACCGCCCGAAGTGACCGGCGGCCTGGTGCTGGTCACCGCGCTGGCCGGGGTCGTCGTCAACATCGCGGCGGCCTGGTGCATCTCCCGGGCCAACCGCAGCAGCCTGAACGTCGAGGGCGCCTACCAGCACATCCTCACCGACCTGTTCGGCTTCATCGCCACCGCCGTCGCCGGCGCGGTCGTGCTGACCACCGGCTTCGCGCGGGCCGACGCCATCGCCTCGCTCGTCGTGGTCGTCCTGATGCTGCGGGCGGGCACCGGCCTGGTCCGCGAGTCCGGGCGGATCTTCATGGAGGCCGCGCCGAGCGGTGTGGACCCGGACGCGCTGGGGGACCACCTGGTCGAGGTGGACCAGGTCGTGGAGGTCCACGACCTGCACATCTGGGAGATCACGTCCGGGGAACCGGCCCTGTCGGCGCACATCCTGGTCACGCCGGGCGGCGACTGCCATGCCGTACGGCGCGGCCTGCACGAGCTGCTGAGCCTGAAGTACGGCATCACCCACGCCACCCTCCAGGTCGACCACGTGGGCGAGCTGCCCCGCTCCGGTGAGGTGCTGCACATAGCGGCGGGGCCGGACGACGCGGCGCTGGCGCCCCCGCACTGCGAGGGCACGCACGGGCCGGTGCACCGGCCTGGCCCGCACGACCACTGA
- a CDS encoding tetratricopeptide repeat protein — protein sequence MTPHFTDRENDLSALADLHGRFPELSTPLIVVSGPAGIGKTTLVSRWLRGMTGSFPDGQLYADLRGHSETGPADPGDVMGQFLRALGVVQVPHGLDERAALWRSVTDGLHVSIMLDNVLSAAQARSLLPGGRHCLVVVTSRYRLTGLRADGALYHELGLLEQDAAVEILTRGIGAERVRSEGSAVHQVVALCAGLPLAVCLASARLASRPRQPVRTMAEALAQDRGRLAALAVEGELSVYAALDESYAVLTPEAARLYRCLALLPARQLDSRLAAVALDVPLGEAERLLDVLVEANLLEDTGPDAYRFHDLVRLHAEERGRAEESPTAQEETSRRVGDWHLHTASAAQALLSPIQFTLGREYVYEPTVSCPFADESGALTWLDTRRADLMATVRTADEKRWDKLAWQLVDALWPLFHRLRHYDLWIEAHEIGRRAARRDGDRTAERQMLNSGAIGLNAAGHTDDAIDWFTRSLRAAREAGDIRDEGQALLGIGAAHREAGRFQEAADHLHRAISTWQEAGYGRGVALARIILGEIALEEAQAERSGGAGGPAERAAELFAQAHEALVALNDPYDAARALAFSGRASALTGTYDTAAERLGEALRFFESAGSAHWQARVSEMLGACAHEHALPDTAREHWERARILYASQSPSDARRVGDLLAGLSGASRPGGPADPRAERPTDPSES from the coding sequence GTGACGCCGCATTTCACCGACCGGGAAAATGATCTGTCGGCGCTGGCGGATCTCCACGGCCGATTTCCCGAGCTGTCCACCCCGTTGATCGTCGTCAGCGGGCCCGCCGGAATCGGCAAGACCACGCTGGTGTCCCGATGGCTGCGCGGGATGACCGGGAGTTTTCCCGACGGCCAGTTGTACGCCGATCTCCGCGGCCACTCGGAGACGGGACCGGCCGATCCCGGCGACGTCATGGGGCAATTCCTGCGCGCGCTGGGTGTCGTACAGGTGCCGCACGGTCTGGACGAGAGAGCCGCGCTGTGGCGCTCGGTCACCGACGGCCTGCACGTATCGATCATGCTCGACAACGTCCTGTCCGCCGCCCAGGCGCGGTCCCTGCTGCCCGGCGGCCGGCACTGCCTCGTCGTCGTGACCAGCAGATACCGCCTGACCGGACTGCGCGCCGACGGAGCGCTCTACCACGAACTGGGCCTGCTGGAGCAGGACGCCGCCGTCGAGATCCTCACCCGGGGCATCGGCGCCGAGCGCGTACGGAGCGAGGGCAGCGCGGTGCACCAGGTCGTGGCCCTGTGCGCCGGTCTGCCCCTGGCGGTGTGCCTGGCGTCCGCCCGGCTCGCTTCCCGCCCCCGGCAGCCGGTGCGCACCATGGCGGAAGCGTTGGCACAGGACCGAGGACGGCTGGCGGCGCTGGCCGTGGAGGGGGAGTTATCGGTGTACGCGGCGCTCGACGAGTCGTATGCGGTACTGACGCCCGAGGCGGCCCGGCTGTACCGGTGCCTCGCACTGCTGCCGGCCCGGCAACTGGACTCGCGCCTCGCGGCGGTGGCCCTCGACGTGCCCCTCGGGGAGGCGGAGCGGCTGCTGGACGTGCTGGTCGAGGCCAACCTGCTGGAGGACACCGGCCCGGACGCCTACCGCTTCCACGACCTGGTCCGTCTGCACGCCGAGGAACGCGGCCGGGCGGAAGAGTCTCCGACGGCTCAGGAAGAAACGTCTCGTCGTGTGGGTGACTGGCATCTGCACACCGCGTCGGCGGCTCAGGCGCTGCTCTCCCCCATACAGTTCACCCTCGGCCGTGAGTATGTCTACGAACCGACCGTTTCCTGCCCCTTCGCGGACGAGAGCGGTGCGCTCACCTGGTTGGACACCCGGCGCGCGGACCTGATGGCGACCGTACGCACCGCTGACGAGAAGCGGTGGGACAAGCTGGCCTGGCAGCTCGTGGACGCGTTATGGCCCTTGTTCCACCGGCTGCGCCACTACGACCTCTGGATCGAAGCACACGAGATCGGCCGCCGGGCGGCGCGCCGGGACGGCGACCGTACGGCGGAGCGCCAGATGCTGAACTCCGGTGCCATCGGCCTCAACGCGGCCGGGCACACCGACGACGCCATCGACTGGTTCACCCGGTCGCTGCGGGCCGCCCGCGAGGCCGGCGACATCCGCGACGAGGGCCAGGCGCTGCTCGGGATCGGCGCCGCGCACCGGGAGGCGGGACGTTTCCAGGAAGCGGCGGACCACCTCCACCGGGCCATCTCGACCTGGCAGGAGGCGGGTTACGGGCGTGGCGTGGCACTGGCGCGGATCATACTGGGAGAAATCGCGCTGGAGGAGGCGCAGGCAGAGCGTTCCGGGGGCGCAGGCGGCCCGGCCGAGCGGGCGGCGGAACTCTTCGCGCAGGCGCACGAAGCGCTGGTCGCGCTGAACGACCCGTACGACGCCGCGCGGGCACTCGCCTTCTCCGGACGGGCGAGTGCGCTGACCGGTACGTACGACACGGCGGCGGAGCGGCTCGGCGAGGCGCTGCGGTTCTTCGAATCCGCCGGGTCCGCCCACTGGCAGGCGCGCGTGTCGGAGATGCTGGGAGCGTGCGCGCACGAGCACGCCCTCCCGGACACGGCACGGGAACACTGGGAGCGCGCCCGGATCCTGTACGCGTCGCAGAGCCCTTCGGACGCCCGGCGCGTAGGGGATCTGCTGGCCGGCCTGAGTGGTGCGAGCAGACCGGGGGGCCCAGCAGACCCCCGGGCGGAACGCCCTACGGACCCGTCAGAAAGCTGA
- the cbiE gene encoding precorrin-6y C5,15-methyltransferase (decarboxylating) subunit CbiE translates to MSPAPPPAAPAPGTPEPSPAAPAPRVPARVTVVGIGADGWDGLPAASREVLRGAGALVGGARQLDLLPAECAGARIPWPSPLRPAVPGLLAAHAGREVCVLASGDPMFYGIGRTLTEVLAEAGAAPPRVLPHPSSVSYACARLGWPVEDTEVVTVVGRPLAGLAAALHDGRRLLVLSAGAETPAQVAGLLRERGFGPTRMRVLEQLGGPRERQTEGTAADWPAPPVADGTDPLNVIALDCARAPEALRLSAAPGLPDDAYEHDGQLTKRHVRAATLAALAPAPGELLWDIGGGSGSIGIEWMRTHRTCRAVAVERDAVRSGRITRNADALGVPALRVVTGPAPGALAGLPAPHAVFIGGGLTAPGLLEACWAALPPGGRLVANTVTLESEALLAEWYRRHGGDLVRLAVAHAVPVGGFTGWRQAMPVTQWSVTKPAAPDAPATPSTATPSAPSAPGDAQ, encoded by the coding sequence GTGAGCCCCGCCCCGCCGCCCGCAGCGCCCGCGCCGGGTACTCCCGAACCGTCGCCCGCGGCCCCCGCGCCACGCGTCCCCGCCCGTGTCACCGTCGTCGGGATCGGCGCGGACGGCTGGGACGGGCTGCCGGCCGCCTCGCGCGAGGTGCTGCGGGGCGCGGGGGCGCTCGTCGGGGGCGCACGGCAGCTCGACCTGTTGCCCGCGGAGTGCGCGGGCGCGCGGATCCCGTGGCCGTCGCCGCTGCGGCCCGCCGTACCGGGGCTGCTCGCCGCGCACGCCGGACGCGAGGTGTGCGTCCTGGCCAGCGGGGACCCGATGTTCTACGGCATCGGGCGGACGCTCACCGAGGTGCTCGCCGAGGCGGGTGCCGCGCCGCCGCGCGTGCTGCCGCACCCGTCCTCCGTCTCGTACGCGTGCGCCCGGCTCGGCTGGCCCGTCGAGGACACCGAGGTCGTCACCGTCGTCGGCCGTCCCCTCGCGGGCCTGGCGGCCGCCCTGCACGACGGCCGCCGGCTGCTCGTCCTCTCCGCGGGCGCCGAGACCCCCGCCCAGGTCGCCGGGCTGCTGCGGGAGCGAGGTTTCGGCCCGACCCGGATGCGCGTACTGGAACAGCTCGGCGGCCCGCGCGAACGGCAGACGGAGGGCACGGCCGCGGACTGGCCGGCCCCGCCCGTCGCGGACGGCACCGACCCCCTCAACGTCATCGCCCTGGACTGCGCCCGCGCCCCGGAAGCCCTCCGGCTCTCCGCCGCCCCCGGCCTGCCGGACGACGCGTACGAGCACGACGGCCAGTTGACCAAGCGCCACGTACGCGCAGCCACCCTCGCCGCGCTGGCCCCCGCCCCCGGCGAACTGCTGTGGGACATCGGCGGCGGTTCCGGCTCCATCGGCATCGAGTGGATGCGTACGCATCGCACCTGCCGCGCCGTCGCCGTCGAGCGGGACGCCGTACGGTCCGGACGCATCACCCGCAACGCGGACGCGCTCGGCGTACCGGCCCTGCGCGTGGTCACCGGCCCCGCGCCCGGAGCGCTCGCCGGACTCCCGGCTCCGCACGCCGTGTTCATCGGCGGCGGCCTCACCGCGCCCGGCCTCCTGGAGGCGTGCTGGGCGGCGCTGCCGCCGGGCGGCCGGCTGGTCGCCAACACCGTCACGCTGGAGTCCGAGGCGCTGCTCGCCGAGTGGTACCGGCGGCACGGCGGCGACCTCGTACGGCTCGCGGTCGCGCACGCCGTACCGGTGGGCGGCTTCACCGGCTGGCGGCAGGCGATGCCGGTCACACAGTGGTCGGTGACGAAGCCCGCGGCCCCCGACGCTCCCGCCACCCCTTCCACCGCCACCCCCTCTGCCCCCTCTGCCCCAGGAGACGCACAGTGA
- a CDS encoding cysteine hydrolase family protein produces the protein MNAMPQPEPVEALIVVDVQSAFFAGEGAAPHAAAVQERAEDLVGRARAAGALIVHLQNDGAPGMSDETGTPGWELHLSVEPGPREVVIRKTLDDGFHGTPLGELLTESGVRSLVVCGVMSEMCVLATARSALEREYRVVLPHDAHGTYDVPPAPGETEGVPAAMASRVAEWALGDEVEIVAYAKDVPFQAPPGPDAA, from the coding sequence ATGAACGCGATGCCGCAGCCCGAGCCCGTCGAAGCCCTGATCGTCGTCGACGTGCAGTCGGCCTTCTTCGCGGGCGAGGGCGCGGCGCCGCACGCGGCGGCCGTCCAGGAGCGCGCCGAGGACCTGGTCGGCCGGGCGCGGGCCGCCGGCGCGCTGATCGTCCACCTCCAGAACGACGGCGCGCCCGGGATGTCCGACGAGACGGGCACCCCTGGCTGGGAACTGCACCTGTCCGTCGAGCCCGGCCCGCGCGAGGTCGTGATCCGCAAGACGCTGGACGACGGCTTCCACGGAACCCCGCTGGGCGAGCTGCTCACCGAGTCCGGCGTACGGTCCCTCGTCGTCTGCGGCGTGATGTCCGAGATGTGCGTACTGGCGACCGCGCGGAGCGCCCTGGAGCGCGAGTACCGCGTCGTCCTGCCGCACGACGCGCACGGCACCTATGACGTACCGCCCGCGCCGGGCGAGACGGAGGGCGTCCCGGCGGCGATGGCCTCGCGCGTCGCGGAGTGGGCTCTCGGCGACGAGGTCGAGATCGTCGCGTACGCGAAGGACGTACCGTTCCAGGCGCCGCCGGGGCCGGACGCGGCGTAA
- a CDS encoding cobalt-precorrin-5B (C(1))-methyltransferase — MGEAGTDTNGTAGATGGRTAQLAHTGLRHGWTTGACATAATTAAYTALLTGDFPDPVTITLPKGQTPAFALAAEEMPEDRATAMAAVVKDAGDDPDVTHGALVRATVRRLPAGSGVVFKAGPGVGTVTRPGLPLDVGEPAVNPVPRQMMREHVAEVARRYGGDGDVEVELSVDHGEEIARSTWNPRLGILGGLSILGTTGIVVPYSCSAWIDSIRRGVDVARAAGRTHVAGCTGSTSEKVVVAEHGLPEDALLDMGDFAGAVLKYVRRHPVPRLTVCGGFAKLSKLAAGHLDLHSARSQVDKGFLAELARQGGADAELADEVAVANTGLAALQLCTARGVPLGDLVAMRARDEALAVLRGAPVAVDVICIDRAGNVVGRAEPRGPRDGE; from the coding sequence ATGGGTGAGGCAGGTACGGACACGAACGGTACGGCAGGCGCCACCGGCGGCCGTACGGCGCAGCTCGCGCACACCGGGCTGCGGCACGGCTGGACGACCGGGGCCTGCGCGACCGCGGCCACGACCGCCGCGTACACGGCCCTGCTGACCGGGGACTTCCCGGACCCGGTGACGATCACCCTGCCGAAGGGGCAGACACCCGCGTTCGCGCTCGCCGCCGAGGAGATGCCCGAGGACCGCGCCACGGCCATGGCGGCCGTCGTGAAAGACGCGGGGGACGATCCCGACGTCACGCACGGCGCGCTGGTCCGGGCCACCGTGCGCCGGCTCCCGGCGGGCAGCGGCGTGGTGTTCAAGGCGGGGCCGGGGGTGGGTACGGTCACCCGTCCGGGGCTGCCGCTGGACGTGGGTGAGCCGGCGGTCAATCCCGTACCGCGGCAGATGATGCGGGAGCACGTCGCGGAGGTCGCGCGGCGGTACGGGGGCGACGGGGACGTCGAGGTCGAGCTGTCGGTCGATCATGGCGAGGAGATCGCGCGGAGTACGTGGAATCCGCGGCTGGGCATCCTGGGAGGGCTGTCGATCCTGGGGACGACCGGGATCGTGGTGCCGTACTCGTGCTCGGCGTGGATCGACTCGATCCGCAGAGGTGTGGATGTGGCGCGTGCGGCGGGGCGTACGCATGTGGCCGGATGCACCGGTTCGACCTCGGAGAAGGTCGTCGTCGCGGAACACGGCCTGCCGGAGGACGCGCTGCTGGACATGGGCGACTTCGCGGGCGCGGTGCTGAAGTACGTACGGCGGCATCCCGTGCCGCGGCTGACGGTCTGCGGCGGCTTCGCGAAGCTGTCCAAGCTGGCGGCGGGCCATCTGGACCTGCACTCGGCGCGTTCGCAGGTGGACAAGGGGTTCCTGGCGGAACTGGCGCGGCAGGGCGGGGCGGATGCGGAGCTCGCTGACGAGGTCGCCGTGGCCAATACGGGGCTGGCCGCGCTCCAGTTGTGCACGGCGCGCGGCGTGCCGCTCGGGGACCTGGTCGCCATGAGGGCCCGCGACGAAGCGCTGGCGGTCCTGCGGGGCGCGCCGGTCGCGGTGGACGTGATCTGCATCGACCGGGCGGGGAACGTGGTGGGGCGGGCGGAACCCCGGGGGCCGCGCGACGGGGAGTGA
- a CDS encoding AfsR/SARP family transcriptional regulator has translation MEIFILGPICLGSDTHRVGLGSDKERGVLASLALSAGRPVALDALIDRLWDGTPPGKARESVHTYVSRIRKSIRMAAAGTALPKAAAITHHAHTYTLEILPERIDWHRFQDLVSRARRLSDDGGDDRAVALLHQADDLWRGDALAGLPGSWAERMRTSLTEQRLSATTSRIAMQLRLGRFSEVIGVLCSLVGQFPDDETLLGYYMLACYGCGRHADALRIYQEARRKLRTELGSDPSEELARIHQRILRRAPAREILFDGPQHAPDTFRPAYAPRNLPRQAALVGRRTEMRRFHAVIAAASRDEGDGYAAIVALEAISGMAGVGKTALAVNAASALGRHFPDGQLYIDLRTHASVQEPLSASTALATLLRLLGIPANSIPSALEERTDLWRTLLSHKRAVIILDDAADTDQVRPLLPGLSPSLIIITSRRHLAGLPGAHPLALDVLPPQDAVDLFRAFSGQERTQDATGISRIVNLCGNLPLAIEIAANRFNARPSWSLSDLRERLTRGPGRLAELHDGYSEVARAFEMSYQTLTPAQQSAFRRLALHLGAEFGPHAASALMGLPQQQTERLLESLLYCHLLQEPRPDRYRFHDLLGEYARALAHSEDDEETREQAVQRLIDFYLSATEAADTLVYPQRPRMARQRADSTAGTIGSRLPWRDAEAAKEWLATERSNLLTVERYARTHGVSRQAALLSHALSEFLDAECHWVDTDRMQRHAVDHWKQTGDQRALCLALLDLSATRTNTGHYPEAMAAARHALELARTTNAPDAEADALRKLGILHWNHGQNHEALAAHREAIAVHERSGNTWGQARCENNYAISLLHLGKHQEALEYFTRAIDTFQQAGDRRNSAKCINNLGDLHLQVGNVELARQTYETSLALTKNVGSLSDVATMQANLAGLLSASADRHDVASGMDMFRECLFTFRRLGDRKNEGNALIGLGKAHFGLGQFTEAATHHQQALTLARSIGAAQEEARALRCLGSAEAALGSLAAAAEHLCAAISLAHRIHFPEEEARATDVLAEVRLREGSREAAQTLWRQAFELFSGLDKAEASRVALNLEAKGANS, from the coding sequence ATGGAGATTTTCATCCTCGGCCCCATTTGCCTCGGCTCGGACACGCACCGGGTCGGCCTCGGCTCCGACAAAGAGCGTGGCGTTCTCGCGTCGCTGGCCTTGTCCGCGGGCCGGCCCGTCGCTCTGGACGCATTGATCGACCGTCTTTGGGACGGCACACCGCCGGGCAAAGCCCGCGAATCGGTTCACACGTACGTGTCACGCATTCGCAAATCCATACGCATGGCAGCCGCCGGGACCGCACTGCCGAAAGCCGCCGCGATCACCCATCATGCGCACACCTATACCCTCGAAATTCTGCCCGAGCGCATTGACTGGCACCGTTTCCAGGATCTCGTCTCCAGGGCCCGGCGCCTGTCGGACGACGGCGGCGACGACCGGGCGGTCGCACTGCTCCACCAGGCGGACGACCTGTGGCGCGGCGATGCCCTCGCGGGCCTGCCGGGGTCGTGGGCCGAGCGCATGCGCACGAGCCTGACCGAACAGCGGCTCAGCGCCACCACCTCGCGGATCGCCATGCAGTTGCGCCTGGGGCGCTTCAGCGAGGTGATCGGTGTTCTCTGCTCGCTGGTCGGCCAGTTCCCCGACGACGAAACCCTCCTCGGCTACTACATGCTGGCCTGCTACGGCTGCGGCCGGCACGCGGACGCCTTGCGGATCTACCAGGAGGCCCGCCGGAAACTCCGTACGGAACTGGGCTCCGACCCGAGCGAAGAACTCGCCCGCATCCACCAGCGCATTCTGCGGCGCGCGCCCGCCCGCGAGATCCTTTTCGACGGCCCGCAACATGCCCCTGACACATTCCGCCCCGCTTACGCCCCGCGCAACCTGCCACGTCAGGCCGCTCTCGTCGGCCGCCGGACGGAAATGCGGCGGTTCCACGCCGTGATCGCCGCCGCGAGCCGGGACGAGGGGGACGGTTACGCCGCCATCGTGGCCCTGGAAGCGATTTCCGGTATGGCCGGGGTGGGCAAGACGGCTCTGGCCGTGAATGCCGCCAGTGCGCTGGGCCGGCACTTCCCCGACGGGCAGCTCTACATCGATCTGCGCACCCACGCCAGCGTCCAGGAACCGCTGAGCGCCTCCACCGCGCTGGCAACTCTGCTCCGGCTTCTGGGAATTCCGGCGAACTCCATCCCTTCCGCGCTCGAAGAACGCACGGACCTGTGGCGGACCCTGCTCTCGCACAAAAGAGCCGTCATCATCCTCGACGACGCCGCGGACACCGACCAGGTGCGCCCACTCCTTCCCGGCCTGTCACCCTCCCTCATCATCATCACCAGCCGCCGCCATCTGGCGGGATTACCCGGCGCCCACCCTCTCGCCCTCGACGTACTCCCCCCACAGGACGCAGTGGACCTCTTCCGGGCGTTCTCCGGACAGGAACGCACCCAGGACGCCACCGGAATATCCCGGATCGTGAATCTCTGCGGAAATCTGCCGCTCGCCATCGAGATCGCCGCGAACCGGTTCAACGCCCGCCCGTCCTGGTCCCTGTCCGATCTCCGCGAGCGGCTCACCCGCGGCCCCGGCCGGCTCGCCGAACTGCACGACGGATACTCGGAAGTGGCCCGTGCCTTCGAGATGTCGTACCAGACGCTGACGCCAGCCCAGCAGTCCGCGTTCCGCCGCCTCGCCCTCCATCTGGGCGCCGAGTTCGGCCCGCACGCGGCATCCGCGCTGATGGGCCTTCCCCAGCAGCAGACGGAACGGCTTCTCGAAAGCCTCCTGTACTGCCATTTGCTTCAGGAGCCCCGACCCGACAGGTACCGGTTCCACGACCTGCTCGGAGAATACGCACGGGCTCTCGCGCATTCCGAGGACGACGAGGAAACCCGTGAGCAGGCCGTGCAGCGCCTGATCGACTTCTACTTGTCCGCCACCGAGGCCGCGGACACCCTCGTCTATCCGCAACGGCCCCGGATGGCCCGTCAGCGCGCCGACAGTACGGCCGGCACCATCGGCAGCCGGCTGCCTTGGCGCGATGCCGAGGCGGCCAAGGAATGGCTCGCCACGGAACGCTCCAACCTCCTCACCGTGGAACGGTATGCGCGCACCCACGGCGTCTCCCGCCAGGCCGCACTACTGAGTCACGCACTGTCGGAGTTCCTGGACGCCGAATGCCACTGGGTGGACACCGACCGGATGCAGCGGCACGCCGTCGACCACTGGAAGCAGACGGGTGACCAGCGCGCACTGTGTCTGGCCCTGCTCGACCTCAGCGCGACCCGCACGAACACCGGCCACTATCCCGAGGCCATGGCGGCGGCCCGCCACGCACTCGAACTGGCACGCACCACGAATGCCCCCGACGCGGAAGCCGACGCGCTGCGGAAACTGGGCATCCTGCACTGGAATCACGGCCAGAATCACGAGGCGCTCGCCGCCCACCGGGAAGCCATCGCCGTACATGAACGCTCGGGCAATACCTGGGGTCAGGCCCGCTGCGAGAACAACTATGCGATTTCGCTATTACACCTGGGAAAGCACCAGGAGGCCCTGGAGTACTTCACCCGGGCGATCGACACGTTCCAGCAGGCCGGTGACCGCCGGAATTCGGCCAAGTGCATCAACAATCTGGGCGATCTGCACCTGCAAGTGGGGAATGTGGAGCTGGCACGCCAGACGTACGAAACCTCCCTCGCCCTCACCAAGAACGTCGGCAGTCTCTCCGACGTGGCGACGATGCAGGCCAATCTCGCCGGCCTGCTCTCCGCCTCGGCCGACCGGCACGACGTCGCTTCTGGCATGGACATGTTTAGGGAGTGCCTGTTCACCTTCCGGCGGCTCGGCGACCGTAAGAACGAGGGAAATGCCCTGATCGGCCTGGGTAAGGCCCACTTCGGTCTAGGACAGTTCACCGAGGCGGCCACCCACCATCAGCAGGCCCTGACTCTGGCCCGGAGCATCGGCGCCGCCCAGGAAGAAGCACGCGCCCTGCGGTGTCTGGGAAGCGCGGAGGCGGCACTCGGCAGTCTCGCCGCCGCCGCGGAGCACCTTTGCGCGGCGATTTCGCTCGCCCACCGAATTCACTTCCCGGAGGAAGAGGCACGGGCGACGGATGTGCTGGCGGAGGTGCGGCTCCGGGAGGGAAGCCGTGAGGCCGCGCAGACGCTGTGGCGACAGGCGTTCGAATTGTTCAGTGGTCTGGACAAGGCGGAGGCGTCCCGGGTCGCACTGAACCTTGAGGCAAAAGGCGCCAATAGTTGA
- the cobM gene encoding precorrin-4 C(11)-methyltransferase, whose translation MTVHFIGAGPGAADLITLRGARLLARCEVCLYAGSLVPRELLDECPPGARLVDTANLDLDQITAELVRAHEAGQDVARLHSGDPSVFSAVAEQMRRLDAAGVPYEVVPGVPAFAAAAAALKRELTVPTVGQTVILTRVAQQATPMPEGEDLATLGRSGALLVLHLAARYVDRVVGELLPHYGADCPAAVVAMASRPDELVLRGTLAGIADQVKAAGVVRTAVIMVGRTLGASQFRDSHLYSTERERGCAAGTGQLRAAQAE comes from the coding sequence GTGACCGTCCACTTCATCGGCGCCGGACCGGGCGCGGCCGACCTGATCACGCTGCGCGGCGCCCGCCTCCTGGCCCGCTGCGAGGTCTGCCTGTACGCGGGCAGCCTGGTGCCGCGCGAACTGCTGGACGAGTGCCCGCCCGGCGCCCGCCTGGTCGACACCGCGAACCTGGACCTCGACCAGATCACCGCCGAACTGGTCCGCGCCCACGAGGCCGGCCAGGACGTCGCCCGGCTGCACTCCGGCGACCCGTCCGTCTTCAGCGCCGTGGCCGAGCAGATGCGCCGCCTGGACGCGGCGGGCGTGCCGTACGAGGTCGTCCCCGGCGTCCCGGCGTTCGCCGCCGCCGCGGCCGCCCTCAAGCGCGAACTGACCGTCCCCACCGTCGGCCAGACCGTCATCCTCACCCGCGTCGCCCAGCAGGCCACCCCCATGCCCGAGGGCGAGGACCTGGCCACCCTGGGCCGCAGCGGCGCCCTCCTGGTCCTGCACCTCGCGGCCCGTTACGTGGACCGGGTCGTCGGCGAACTCCTGCCGCACTACGGCGCCGACTGCCCCGCCGCGGTCGTCGCGATGGCCTCCCGCCCCGACGAACTGGTGCTGCGCGGCACCCTCGCCGGCATCGCGGACCAGGTGAAGGCGGCGGGTGTGGTCCGTACGGCGGTGATCATGGTCGGTCGCACGCTGGGCGCCTCGCAGTTCCGCGACAGCCACCTGTACTCGACGGAGCGGGAGCGGGGATGCGCGGCGGGGACCGGGCAACTCCGCGCCGCACAAGCCGAATAA